Proteins encoded in a region of the Mucilaginibacter sabulilitoris genome:
- a CDS encoding SDR family oxidoreductase: protein MNSLKNKVALITGSARGLGKAIAERYAALGADIVINYSRDKASADEVVSNIKAMGVHVIAIQADVSKVADIEKLFTEAKKEFGKIDIVVANAGIEMVETPVVDFTEEQFDRLFSINTKGTYFTMQQAAKQIEDNGRIIYIASSTTSFPVTGMAVYGGSKTTPRYLVDILSKEIGYRGVTVNSIIPFAVDHSGIFAEEGSYPRLRKQLLDSCPMGRLAEVEDVANVAEFFASDLSSFVNGQHLLVNGGATN from the coding sequence ATGAACTCATTAAAAAATAAAGTAGCCTTAATTACAGGATCAGCAAGAGGCTTAGGCAAAGCAATAGCAGAACGTTATGCAGCGCTTGGTGCCGATATAGTTATCAATTATTCACGCGACAAGGCATCTGCCGATGAAGTAGTGAGCAATATTAAAGCCATGGGTGTACATGTAATTGCCATACAGGCAGATGTAAGCAAGGTAGCCGATATTGAAAAGCTGTTTACAGAAGCAAAAAAAGAGTTTGGCAAAATAGATATAGTGGTAGCCAACGCCGGTATTGAAATGGTAGAAACACCTGTTGTTGACTTTACCGAAGAACAGTTTGACCGCTTGTTCTCCATCAACACCAAAGGCACCTATTTCACTATGCAGCAAGCGGCCAAGCAGATAGAAGACAATGGCCGTATCATTTACATCGCTTCTTCAACAACCTCATTCCCTGTAACTGGAATGGCTGTTTACGGCGGTAGCAAAACCACGCCACGTTATCTGGTTGATATTCTTTCTAAAGAGATCGGATATCGCGGTGTAACCGTAAACTCTATCATACCTTTTGCTGTTGATCACTCAGGTATTTTTGCCGAAGAGGGCTCATACCCACGTTTAAGAAAACAATTATTAGACAGCTGTCCGATGGGCAGGCTGGCCGAGGTGGAGGATGTAGCCAATGTGGCCGAGTTTTTCGCCAGCGACCTTTCATCATTTGTAAACGGGCAACACCTGCTGGTAAATGGCGGTGCAACAAATTAA
- a CDS encoding secondary thiamine-phosphate synthase enzyme YjbQ, with protein sequence MQIHQQTLQLKERKRGFHLITSEVVQALPQIAHIKTGIMQVFIQHTSASLTINENADPTVRRDFEMYFSKVVPENDPDYLHDDEGPDDMPAHLKAAMLGSSVMIPIRSGRLALGTWQGIYLCEHRNYGGSRNLIITAWGD encoded by the coding sequence ATGCAAATACATCAGCAAACACTTCAACTTAAGGAAAGAAAACGTGGTTTTCATCTCATTACCTCCGAAGTGGTACAGGCTCTGCCCCAGATAGCACATATCAAAACCGGGATAATGCAGGTTTTTATACAGCATACTTCGGCATCGCTAACTATTAATGAAAATGCCGATCCTACCGTTAGACGCGACTTTGAGATGTATTTTAGCAAGGTTGTACCCGAAAACGACCCCGACTATTTGCATGATGATGAAGGGCCCGATGATATGCCTGCCCATTTAAAAGCAGCTATGCTGGGCAGCTCGGTAATGATCCCCATTCGTAGTGGCCGGTTGGCACTTGGTACATGGCAGGGCATTTATTTATGTGAACACCGCAATTACGGCGGTTCCAGAAATTTGATAATCACGGCCTGGGGCGATTGA
- a CDS encoding SDR family oxidoreductase: MNNFKNKIAVITGGNSGIGYATARHLKENGATVIITGRRKEAIEKAVADLGVTGFVADQSDLKATEKLAAWVKENYGEVDILFVNAGITTQSTIETASEQHFDDIMNINFKGAYFTLSKFIPILRDAASVVFLSSIVATINHPGSSVYSASKAALNSVMKTAALELAPRKIRVNAISPGPTETEIMSKAGIDEATWNTIKGNLINKIPLNRMGTPADVASMVAYLSDDAAQFITGSEIIMDGGMVIV; the protein is encoded by the coding sequence ATGAATAATTTTAAGAATAAAATAGCAGTAATTACCGGTGGCAATAGTGGCATTGGTTATGCAACCGCCCGGCATTTAAAAGAAAATGGCGCCACCGTAATCATCACCGGTCGCAGAAAAGAAGCCATAGAAAAGGCAGTCGCCGATTTGGGTGTAACCGGCTTTGTCGCCGATCAGTCAGACCTAAAGGCAACAGAAAAACTGGCGGCATGGGTAAAGGAAAATTATGGCGAGGTAGATATCCTTTTTGTAAACGCAGGGATTACTACACAGTCAACCATCGAAACAGCGTCAGAACAGCATTTTGATGATATTATGAATATTAATTTCAAAGGCGCTTATTTTACGCTAAGCAAATTTATCCCAATTTTAAGGGATGCCGCATCGGTTGTTTTTCTTTCATCCATTGTCGCAACCATAAACCATCCTGGTTCTTCGGTATATTCGGCCAGTAAAGCGGCGTTAAATTCGGTTATGAAAACGGCAGCACTTGAGTTGGCACCACGCAAGATAAGGGTAAACGCAATAAGCCCCGGCCCTACCGAAACAGAAATAATGAGCAAGGCCGGTATTGATGAAGCTACCTGGAATACCATAAAAGGAAATCTTATTAATAAAATTCCCCTAAACCGCATGGGCACCCCCGCCGACGTAGCCAGTATGGTAGCTTACCTTAGCGATGATGCGGCACAATTTATTACCGGATCAGAAATTATCATGGATGGTGGTATGGTCATAGTCTAA
- a CDS encoding YciI family protein, with the protein MKDFLFVFRNDYSALPVPTPEELQAATQKWMDWVGSIAAQNKLGDRGNRLKAEGKVVRPNDVITDGPYSEIKELIGGYTLVKANSLEEATELAKGCPILAFGGNVEVREINPL; encoded by the coding sequence ATGAAAGACTTCTTATTTGTATTCAGAAACGATTATTCCGCATTGCCAGTACCTACACCTGAGGAGTTACAGGCCGCTACTCAAAAATGGATGGATTGGGTAGGTAGCATAGCTGCTCAAAACAAACTGGGAGATCGGGGAAACCGTCTGAAAGCGGAGGGTAAGGTTGTGAGGCCCAACGATGTGATTACCGATGGACCATACTCCGAAATTAAAGAATTGATAGGTGGATATACCCTTGTTAAAGCCAACTCATTAGAGGAAGCTACTGAGCTGGCAAAGGGATGCCCTATTTTAGCATTTGGCGGTAATGTTGAAGTAAGGGAGATTAATCCATTATAA
- a CDS encoding creatininase family protein, with product MKPYLFLLIILLFAGFTHAQQLPARWDELVASDFQQALEKSSKTCILPIGILEKHGPHSPLGTDLIHVREWAAHAVKSEYAVVFPDYFYGQINEARHQPGTFALPSKVIWELLEATCDEIARNGFDKIVILNGHGGNPEFIRFFMQSLLNKRHNYAVYFYAPQNDKAFTDQYLKMHKSDPKNDQHAGEGETSTLMYYRPDLMRMDRAADQSGDNQHRLNLPNVYTPIWWYAAYPNHYAGEGAKATTELGKFTAEHEIESFVNALKAIKADTSTLKLQNEFYDKVDNLNK from the coding sequence ATGAAACCTTATTTATTTTTGCTAATTATTTTGCTGTTTGCTGGTTTTACCCATGCACAGCAATTACCCGCCCGCTGGGACGAACTTGTTGCTTCGGATTTTCAGCAGGCACTTGAAAAATCATCAAAAACCTGTATACTGCCTATCGGGATATTAGAGAAACATGGCCCTCATTCACCTCTGGGAACCGATCTTATCCATGTTCGCGAATGGGCTGCACATGCTGTTAAATCCGAATATGCAGTCGTGTTCCCCGATTATTTTTACGGACAAATAAACGAAGCCAGACACCAGCCCGGCACTTTTGCTTTACCAAGCAAGGTTATATGGGAGCTACTGGAAGCCACATGCGATGAAATAGCCCGCAATGGGTTTGATAAAATTGTGATCCTGAACGGACATGGCGGTAATCCCGAATTCATAAGGTTCTTTATGCAATCGTTGCTTAACAAACGGCATAATTATGCGGTATATTTTTATGCTCCCCAAAACGATAAAGCATTTACAGACCAATATCTTAAAATGCATAAATCCGATCCCAAAAACGACCAGCATGCCGGCGAGGGTGAAACTTCAACCCTGATGTATTACAGGCCAGACCTGATGAGAATGGATAGAGCTGCCGATCAGTCTGGCGACAATCAGCACCGTTTAAATTTGCCAAACGTGTATACCCCAATTTGGTGGTATGCCGCTTATCCAAACCATTACGCAGGCGAAGGTGCTAAGGCCACAACCGAATTAGGAAAATTCACCGCCGAACATGAAATTGAAAGTTTTGTAAATGCTTTAAAAGCCATTAAAGCCGATACATCAACCCTTAAGCTCCAAAATGAGTTTTATGACAAGGTTGACAACCTGAATAAATAA
- a CDS encoding DUF892 family protein encodes MSNTPSQPLDHQSLKQVFLHNLNRVYFGKCYLNSKLGNLIQFASFKALQYAIQEFWDDIKKQITRMEEIYKLIHETPSDKNCNPIKSIVRDEFCLDEDQLHVLKDMDLIMYLQLLEHINITSCRMLIMVARQLNYTDELQLLTECFDESIDNDELFMLLSKEYLTED; translated from the coding sequence ATGAGCAATACTCCTTCCCAGCCATTGGATCATCAATCACTTAAACAGGTATTCCTACACAACCTAAACCGCGTATATTTTGGTAAATGCTATCTTAATAGCAAGTTGGGCAACTTAATACAGTTTGCATCATTTAAAGCTTTACAATATGCCATACAGGAATTTTGGGACGACATAAAGAAACAGATAACAAGAATGGAAGAAATATATAAGCTTATTCATGAAACCCCATCAGACAAAAACTGCAACCCCATCAAATCAATAGTAAGGGATGAATTTTGCCTGGATGAAGATCAGTTACATGTTTTAAAGGATATGGATCTGATCATGTACCTGCAACTTCTCGAACATATTAACATCACTTCGTGCCGCATGCTCATTATGGTTGCCAGGCAACTCAATTACACCGACGAGCTGCAACTGCTTACCGAATGCTTTGATGAATCAATTGATAATGATGAGCTTTTTATGCTCTTATCTAAAGAATATTTAACTGAAGATTAG
- a CDS encoding Smr/MutS family protein encodes MKYKLGDFVRFVDEKMEGFVTRIIDDQMIGVTGEDEFEIPVLASKVTTVHGYEPAGTKGTPNATEEPAIQGEFERKGIYTGVVADAKANSVVHFYLVNNTSFQLLATLTTEQQQVFKGEFAGMIAPKSAVKIYSAQLADLQLWPKFIFNVIYSTKQNVEPPAPLVLNEKFKAKDFSATKKAVPLLNEPGWMIRLDEPEMVIDAQKLKESFFKSPEEKIVLDKPAKEVDLHIEKLRDDYQFLQSSEILNIQLAHFHKMLDAAIVHQLPDMVFIHGAGNGTLRNELHKALGKHPKVQTFMDARKEKFGYGATKVIFK; translated from the coding sequence ATGAAATATAAATTAGGCGACTTTGTACGGTTTGTTGACGAAAAAATGGAGGGTTTTGTAACCCGTATTATTGACGACCAGATGATAGGCGTTACCGGTGAAGACGAATTTGAAATACCAGTACTGGCCAGTAAGGTAACCACTGTGCATGGTTATGAACCTGCCGGTACAAAAGGCACACCTAACGCTACCGAAGAGCCCGCTATACAAGGTGAATTTGAAAGGAAAGGCATTTATACTGGTGTGGTTGCTGATGCAAAAGCCAATTCAGTAGTTCATTTTTATTTGGTTAACAATACATCGTTCCAATTGCTGGCTACGTTAACTACCGAACAGCAGCAGGTATTTAAAGGCGAGTTTGCCGGGATGATAGCTCCAAAATCGGCTGTTAAAATATATTCGGCACAACTTGCCGATTTGCAATTGTGGCCTAAGTTTATTTTTAATGTTATTTACAGTACCAAACAAAATGTAGAACCACCTGCGCCGTTGGTTTTAAACGAGAAATTTAAGGCTAAAGATTTTTCAGCAACAAAAAAAGCGGTGCCATTACTTAATGAGCCAGGCTGGATGATACGTTTGGATGAACCCGAAATGGTGATTGATGCCCAGAAATTGAAGGAAAGCTTCTTTAAATCGCCTGAAGAGAAAATAGTGCTGGATAAGCCTGCCAAAGAGGTTGACCTCCATATTGAAAAGTTACGGGACGATTATCAGTTTTTACAAAGCAGCGAAATACTGAACATACAGCTGGCCCACTTTCATAAAATGCTTGACGCCGCTATAGTTCATCAATTGCCCGATATGGTATTTATTCATGGTGCGGGCAACGGTACTTTGCGCAATGAGCTGCATAAGGCATTGGGTAAGCATCCAAAAGTGCAAACATTTATGGATGCCCGTAAAGAAAAATTTGGCTACGGAGCTACTAAAGTGATATTCAAATAG
- a CDS encoding SDR family oxidoreductase: MKTLSEKVILVTGASKGIGAAVAHKLASEGAKVIVNYAGGTDAAEQTVNDIKQNGGDAIAIQADVSKSDEVKAMFDAAIAHYGRIDVLVNNAGIMITKLLKDTTDEDFTRQFDINVRGTFNTLREAATKLAYNGSVINFSTSNNRIMLPTYSTYAATKSAVEQLTRVFAKEVGARGINVNSVSPGPTNTELFTKGKPQEVIDRLASLSAFNRIGEPGDIAKVVAFLASDDAKWINAQNIGINGAMA; this comes from the coding sequence ATGAAAACGCTATCAGAAAAAGTAATCTTAGTAACCGGCGCCTCAAAAGGTATAGGTGCAGCAGTAGCTCATAAATTAGCCAGCGAAGGCGCTAAAGTAATTGTGAACTATGCAGGTGGTACAGACGCCGCAGAACAAACAGTAAACGATATTAAACAAAATGGTGGTGATGCCATTGCCATACAAGCCGATGTAAGTAAATCAGACGAAGTAAAAGCCATGTTTGACGCGGCTATTGCCCACTATGGCCGAATTGATGTACTGGTAAATAATGCCGGTATCATGATCACCAAATTATTAAAGGATACTACCGACGAGGATTTTACCCGCCAGTTTGACATCAACGTTCGCGGCACTTTCAATACATTACGTGAGGCCGCTACCAAACTGGCCTATAATGGCTCGGTTATTAACTTCTCTACCTCTAACAACCGCATCATGCTGCCTACTTATTCTACTTATGCGGCAACAAAATCAGCAGTTGAGCAATTAACCCGTGTATTTGCCAAAGAAGTTGGTGCGAGGGGTATCAATGTAAACTCGGTATCTCCCGGCCCTACCAATACCGAATTGTTCACCAAAGGCAAACCTCAGGAAGTGATCGATCGCCTGGCATCATTATCAGCCTTTAACCGCATTGGCGAACCCGGAGATATTGCCAAGGTGGTAGCATTCCTGGCTAGCGACGATGCCAAATGGATCAACGCGCAAAACATAGGTATCAATGGCGCAATGGCTTAA
- a CDS encoding RNA polymerase sigma factor, whose product MNNKETRFLELIEQNKGILFKICRVYQDDPADRDDLMQEMILQLWRVFDSFRGESKITSWMYKVALNTAITFFKKQKRRPDNEPLPENFEQLQDHSAENNTEQQLALFYKALKQLNKVEKALIFLYMENQSSEEIAASLGITAINVRVRLNRVKNKLKELIKNTDHEY is encoded by the coding sequence GTGAATAATAAAGAAACCCGTTTTCTGGAATTAATTGAACAAAACAAAGGTATTCTCTTTAAAATATGCCGCGTTTACCAGGATGACCCTGCCGACCGGGATGACCTGATGCAGGAAATGATACTCCAGTTATGGCGGGTTTTTGATTCGTTCAGGGGCGAAAGTAAGATAACTTCCTGGATGTACAAGGTAGCGCTAAATACGGCCATCACTTTTTTTAAAAAACAAAAACGGCGGCCCGATAATGAGCCGTTACCCGAAAACTTTGAGCAATTACAGGACCACAGCGCTGAAAACAATACAGAGCAGCAATTGGCCCTGTTTTACAAAGCATTAAAACAACTCAATAAAGTTGAAAAGGCGCTTATATTTCTATACATGGAAAATCAATCGTCTGAAGAAATTGCTGCAAGCCTGGGGATAACTGCCATAAATGTACGGGTAAGGTTAAACCGCGTAAAAAATAAATTGAAAGAACTAATTAAAAATACAGATCATGAATATTGA
- a CDS encoding winged helix-turn-helix transcriptional regulator, which translates to MAATTSSSAEFPTAEDMSILFGSDGKRNQAREVRALQDTIYVIGGKWKLPIINAICNGNKRFREIERSIPGITTRMLSRELKEMEMNKLITRTVSPGPPVLVEYESTDYCKTFGPMIMAMIKWGIEHREKIKEG; encoded by the coding sequence ATGGCAGCGACAACATCATCAAGTGCGGAATTTCCCACGGCAGAAGACATGAGCATTCTCTTCGGAAGTGATGGCAAACGGAACCAGGCCCGCGAAGTTCGGGCCTTGCAGGACACTATTTATGTAATTGGCGGTAAGTGGAAGCTACCTATCATTAACGCTATATGCAATGGCAATAAACGTTTCAGGGAAATTGAACGCAGCATACCCGGGATAACTACCCGTATGCTATCAAGAGAACTAAAGGAAATGGAAATGAATAAGCTCATCACCCGTACGGTATCTCCGGGGCCGCCGGTTTTGGTAGAGTATGAATCAACCGACTATTGCAAAACCTTTGGCCCAATGATTATGGCCATGATAAAATGGGGAATAGAACATCGTGAGAAAATTAAGGAAGGATAA
- a CDS encoding AraC family transcriptional regulator, which produces MAKNTTLRRREGFDGQKLIVLPKKIITNFLSKDPVTKQIYITDIGYYPKAQHHYAERPNGINQNIIIYCTEGYGWLEINKKKVEVSPSQFIAIPANTPHKYAANMDKPWTIYWIHFKGETATFIIDLILKNSENYKPYLSYNEDRIKLFEDICYNLEKGYSGDTLRYVNMIFSHFLSSLIYEDKFNHLEDNIENDVVEKTINFMQDNINKVLRLDDLSGFAKLSTSHFSAIFRTKTGYAPIEYFNQLKVQKACQYISFTTMSIKNIAISLGIEDQYYFSRMFTKLMGSSPNEYRKKIRADGKG; this is translated from the coding sequence ATGGCAAAAAATACAACTTTAAGGCGGAGAGAAGGTTTTGACGGGCAGAAACTTATTGTATTGCCAAAAAAGATCATCACCAACTTTCTAAGTAAGGACCCGGTTACCAAACAGATATATATAACCGATATTGGTTATTATCCTAAAGCCCAGCATCACTATGCTGAACGACCAAATGGCATAAACCAAAACATCATTATTTATTGTACCGAGGGATATGGTTGGCTGGAGATCAACAAAAAGAAGGTGGAAGTTTCACCATCGCAATTTATAGCAATACCGGCTAATACGCCCCACAAATACGCGGCAAATATGGATAAGCCGTGGACTATTTACTGGATACATTTTAAAGGTGAAACAGCTACATTTATTATTGACCTGATCCTGAAAAACTCTGAAAATTATAAACCTTATCTATCTTATAATGAAGACCGGATAAAGCTTTTTGAAGATATATGTTATAATCTGGAAAAAGGGTACAGCGGAGATACGCTGCGTTATGTAAACATGATCTTCTCTCATTTTTTATCATCATTGATATATGAGGATAAATTCAATCATCTGGAGGATAATATTGAGAATGACGTTGTTGAAAAAACAATCAATTTTATGCAGGATAACATTAATAAAGTGCTCCGGCTTGATGACCTGTCGGGTTTCGCGAAGCTATCAACCTCACATTTCTCCGCTATTTTCAGAACAAAAACAGGTTACGCTCCTATAGAATATTTTAATCAGCTTAAAGTTCAAAAAGCTTGTCAGTATATTTCGTTTACAACCATGTCTATCAAAAATATAGCTATTAGTTTGGGCATTGAAGACCAATATTATTTTTCGAGGATGTTTACCAAGCTAATGGGGAGTTCGCCTAATGAATACAGGAAAAAGATAAGGGCCGATGGTAAAGGATAA
- a CDS encoding GNAT family N-acetyltransferase, protein MNQIIIREAELRDLDTLHQFKQALVDAERPFDGTLKAGPLYYYDIAELIKVDNVGIFVAETGAEIIGCGYARIDDSKHYLKHKQHVHLGFMYVVPHHRGKGINKLIIEKLKQWAHQHDIAEIRLEVYAANTAALKAYEKVGFAGHMLTMRMSLNDEGKD, encoded by the coding sequence ATGAATCAAATAATTATTAGAGAAGCAGAATTACGTGATTTAGACACTCTGCACCAGTTTAAACAAGCTTTAGTTGATGCCGAGCGCCCGTTTGACGGTACTTTAAAAGCCGGGCCGCTTTACTATTATGATATAGCCGAATTAATTAAGGTAGATAATGTTGGGATATTTGTTGCGGAAACCGGTGCCGAAATAATAGGCTGTGGTTATGCCCGCATTGATGACTCGAAACATTACTTAAAGCATAAACAGCATGTACATCTTGGTTTTATGTATGTGGTGCCACATCACCGGGGTAAAGGCATAAATAAATTGATTATTGAAAAACTCAAACAATGGGCTCACCAGCATGATATTGCTGAGATAAGGCTGGAAGTTTATGCTGCCAATACTGCGGCGCTTAAAGCTTATGAGAAGGTAGGCTTCGCAGGGCACATGCTCACCATGCGCATGAGCCTTAATGATGAGGGTAAGGATTAA
- a CDS encoding tetratricopeptide repeat-containing sensor histidine kinase: MKKRFVFFIILLFAASVGYSQLKVVNKIKKDLPRITDSIKYVDALNRLGMLMYENNIDSAFYYAVRARAIAERLNYRQGNADALNVLGIVYDLKGNLQLSLRYYNDAYNHYLQIHDSSNVVQALMNIGLVFNENKEDDKAIEFLNKAEHLGRKLKRDSILSLVLCNYLLMYPGEIPKDSVSIYLDEARQIATKYKDKRVLLVTEQIQGQFYLKNNEREKGIALLQKTAMEGIAMDLNYLSLDIIQSLGDLYIGNDTAKAVGYYKQGLYIAESRGYHIYQKIFGKKLYEINISLSNLPEVQRYSEKLLKLYDDEEVFTNTSGIDYIDYALKDQQLEAITIRSQNRQMLVIILGVLLVLSAITVLFIYRLYRLKQKHAVTLEALNRSVLLRNEKLEIDHEFNNRLVSILAHDFRQPIGTLKTLATVLKDADSFTREELMELVDTMEHSSNISLEIFENILHWIKQQLSGFIYQPAPLLLKDLIDEALQPFNLMAEECNLKFVNNVDANAIIYADKELVQFIHRNFIHNAIKFSPRHSNISISAIVHPGEIIVCVLDEGQGISPEKMGSIFNFKAKMSYSNEKEKGAGVALMICKDFIEKMSGRIWVENASERGAAFCYALPDLK; this comes from the coding sequence ATGAAAAAACGCTTTGTCTTTTTTATAATATTGCTATTCGCCGCTTCCGTGGGTTACAGTCAGTTAAAGGTTGTCAATAAAATTAAAAAAGATCTTCCCCGTATTACCGATAGCATTAAATATGTTGATGCCCTGAACCGTTTAGGGATGCTAATGTATGAAAACAATATCGACAGTGCTTTTTATTACGCTGTCAGGGCCAGAGCTATTGCCGAAAGATTAAACTACCGCCAAGGCAATGCCGACGCGTTAAATGTGCTTGGAATAGTTTATGACCTGAAGGGCAACCTGCAGCTATCGCTCAGGTATTATAATGACGCTTACAACCATTATCTGCAAATTCATGATTCATCAAATGTGGTTCAGGCGCTTATGAATATAGGGCTTGTTTTTAACGAAAATAAGGAAGACGACAAGGCCATTGAATTTTTAAACAAAGCCGAGCATTTGGGCAGAAAGCTTAAAAGAGATTCGATCCTGTCACTGGTACTCTGTAATTACTTGTTGATGTATCCAGGTGAAATACCAAAAGATTCTGTAAGCATTTACCTTGATGAGGCCAGGCAGATAGCCACAAAGTATAAAGACAAACGGGTTTTATTGGTTACCGAACAGATACAGGGACAGTTTTACCTAAAAAATAATGAGCGCGAAAAAGGCATTGCCCTGTTGCAAAAAACCGCCATGGAAGGTATAGCGATGGACCTTAATTACCTTAGCCTTGATATTATTCAAAGCCTGGGCGATTTGTATATCGGCAATGATACTGCTAAAGCTGTAGGGTATTATAAACAAGGCCTTTATATTGCCGAGTCAAGGGGATATCATATTTATCAAAAAATATTTGGCAAAAAACTGTATGAAATTAATATAAGCCTGAGCAACCTTCCGGAGGTACAACGTTACAGCGAAAAATTATTAAAACTTTATGACGATGAAGAAGTGTTTACCAACACATCGGGGATTGATTATATTGATTACGCTTTAAAAGATCAGCAACTGGAAGCTATTACCATCAGGAGCCAGAACCGGCAAATGCTGGTTATTATATTAGGGGTACTTTTGGTGTTAAGTGCTATTACTGTATTGTTTATTTATCGCTTGTACCGCCTTAAACAAAAACATGCGGTAACACTTGAGGCACTTAACAGATCGGTATTGCTCCGTAATGAAAAGCTGGAAATTGACCATGAATTTAATAACCGCCTGGTATCTATCCTGGCGCACGATTTCAGACAGCCAATAGGTACCTTAAAAACGCTTGCAACTGTTTTAAAAGACGCCGACTCGTTCACCCGCGAAGAACTCATGGAACTGGTTGACACCATGGAACACTCTTCCAATATTTCGTTAGAGATATTTGAAAACATATTACACTGGATAAAACAACAACTCTCAGGTTTTATTTACCAGCCTGCGCCCCTATTACTTAAGGACCTTATAGATGAAGCCCTGCAGCCCTTTAACCTCATGGCCGAAGAATGTAATTTAAAATTCGTCAATAATGTAGATGCCAACGCTATTATTTATGCCGATAAGGAACTGGTGCAGTTTATCCATCGCAACTTTATACATAATGCCATTAAATTTTCGCCTCGGCACTCAAATATCTCTATTTCAGCCATTGTGCATCCTGGCGAAATTATCGTTTGCGTACTGGATGAAGGGCAGGGCATATCACCCGAAAAAATGGGGTCGATATTTAATTTTAAGGCTAAAATGAGTTACAGTAATGAAAAAGAGAAGGGCGCCGGCGTTGCACTGATGATATGTAAAGATTTTATAGAAAAAATGAGTGGCCGTATTTGGGTTGAAAATGCCAGCGAAAGAGGGGCAGCTTTTTGTTACGCGCTACCCGATCTGAAATAA
- a CDS encoding helix-turn-helix domain-containing protein: MKETEKKLVFDTLLKQYLHFGLPTDEIDEKTDFTIHNLKDIHLELPFKSPVFRPNFFSFVFVKDGRGRYTTDDLNFDTVPGTIYFTNPGHYKSHEWFDVQEVYLITLSESFLKENVHPNIFDEFPFLLAETVHPRVLTPEAFAEFEQLYLQINKEYISRSPYRNRLIGNLFVVLLLKIKEYFWKDYNPIYEGNRSSQIVKIFKRTLEQHYRDLRAGKVHQVFRLQDYADGQNLHPNYLSNVIKTKTGKSISTWIAEKTIAEAKSMLQNSSVSIKEIAFLLGFSEANHFSNYFKKYTDTSPVLYRKQHGTITS, encoded by the coding sequence ATGAAAGAAACAGAAAAAAAACTGGTCTTTGATACTTTATTGAAACAATACCTCCATTTTGGGCTGCCAACAGATGAGATTGATGAAAAAACTGATTTCACCATCCATAACTTAAAGGATATCCATCTTGAACTCCCTTTCAAATCGCCGGTATTCAGGCCCAATTTCTTCTCCTTTGTTTTTGTGAAAGACGGCCGCGGCAGATATACTACAGACGACCTGAATTTTGATACCGTACCGGGCACTATCTACTTTACCAATCCGGGCCATTATAAATCGCATGAGTGGTTTGATGTACAGGAAGTGTATCTGATTACGCTAAGCGAATCCTTTTTGAAAGAAAATGTACATCCGAATATTTTTGACGAATTCCCCTTTCTGCTCGCCGAAACGGTGCACCCGCGGGTTTTAACGCCCGAGGCGTTCGCCGAATTTGAACAACTATACCTGCAAATAAATAAGGAGTATATTTCACGCTCGCCCTACCGTAACCGTTTAATAGGTAATTTATTTGTAGTGCTTTTATTAAAAATAAAGGAGTATTTCTGGAAAGACTATAACCCCATATATGAAGGTAACCGGAGCTCACAAATTGTTAAAATATTTAAGAGAACGCTGGAGCAGCATTACCGAGATCTGAGGGCCGGCAAAGTACACCAGGTTTTTAGGTTGCAGGACTATGCCGATGGCCAAAACCTGCACCCTAACTATTTAAGCAATGTAATTAAAACTAAAACAGGCAAATCTATCAGCACCTGGATAGCTGAAAAAACCATTGCCGAAGCCAAGTCAATGCTGCAAAACTCTTCTGTCTCTATTAAAGAAATAGCCTTTCTGCTGGGTTTTTCAGAAGCCAATCACTTCAGCAATTACTTTAAAAAATACACCGATACCTCCCCTGTTTTATACCGGAAGCAGCATGGTACCATCACATCTTAG